CGAAGATCGCACCGGACGCGCCCACGCTGTTCACGTGCGGATTCCACATCACGCTGGCGACGCTGCCGCACACGCCCGCGATCATGTACAGCGCGATGAAGCGCATGCTGCCGAACAGGCGCTCGACGAGCTGCCCGACCTGCCATAGCGCGAGCATGTTGAACGCCAGGTGCAGGATGCTCCCGTGCAGGAACAGCGACGTGACGAGGCGCCACCACTCCCCGTTCAGTGTTCTGGGACCGACGTTCGAGCCCCAGTCGACCAGCTGCACCGAGCGCAGCAGCGCATCGTAATTCGAATTCCAGCCCCAGCCCAGCATCGATCCCATCGCGCCGCCGGGCAGGCTGCGGCGCACGAGCCACATGAGGAAGTAGATGCCGATGTTCAGGACCAGCAAGGTCCACAGCACGGGCGTGGACGGGCTCCAGTAATCGATGCGGTCGTGGAAGTCGTTGCGCTCCGCGTGGGCGATGGCGAAGGCCTCGGTGCGGCGCGCGGGCAGCAGCGCGGCGATCCGTTGCGCCGTCGCGGCGTCCGGCGCGGAAAAGCCGACGGCCTGGTTCTCGCGCACGCCGAGCACGTGGAAGTGCACGTCCTCGCCGTCCGTGTGGACGTTGACGATGTCGACCATGCGCAGCCGGTGTTCGGCGCGCACGGGGAAGCGGAACGAGCGGTGGCTGATGCCGCGCACGAGCACGAAGTCCGGCTCGATGGCGACCTGGCCCTTGCCCTGGAAGTGGAACGGATTTGCCGGCCAGTTGGCGCGGCCGGCGTGGAAGCGGACGTCGAAGGTTGCCGTCATCCGCGCTCCGTCAGGTGCGCTTGCGTTCGTGCTGCCACAGCACGTCGCTGCCGCCCGCATGGCGGTTCAGCACGCGCGCCAGCACGAACATCAGGTCCGACAGGCGATTCACGTACTGGCGCGGCTGCGCATTGATGGTCTCGAGCTTGGACAAGGTGACGATGGCGCGCTCGGCGCGGCGGCACACGGTGCGGCACACGTGCGCGAGCGACGCCGCGCGCGAGCCGGCCGGCAGGATGAATTCCTTCAGCATCGGCAGGTCGGCATTGTATTTGTCGAGCAGGGCGTCGAGGCGCGCCACTTGCTCGTCCTTGATCAACTGGTAGCCGGGGATGCACAGCTCGCCGCCCAGGTCGAACAGGTCGTGCTGGACCGTGACGAGTTCCTCGCGCAGGTCGCCCG
This genomic stretch from Massilia putida harbors:
- a CDS encoding rhomboid family intramembrane serine protease, which encodes MTATFDVRFHAGRANWPANPFHFQGKGQVAIEPDFVLVRGISHRSFRFPVRAEHRLRMVDIVNVHTDGEDVHFHVLGVRENQAVGFSAPDAATAQRIAALLPARRTEAFAIAHAERNDFHDRIDYWSPSTPVLWTLLVLNIGIYFLMWLVRRSLPGGAMGSMLGWGWNSNYDALLRSVQLVDWGSNVGPRTLNGEWWRLVTSLFLHGSILHLAFNMLALWQVGQLVERLFGSMRFIALYMIAGVCGSVASVMWNPHVNSVGASGAIFGIVGGLFAFMQRENSGVPPTVVQDLRGSLLPFLVFNLAAGFLYPHTDNAAHIGGLIGGWLAGHLLARSLHVPQQGRTT
- a CDS encoding cob(I)yrinic acid a,c-diamide adenosyltransferase, whose protein sequence is MGNRLSKIATRTGDDGSTGLGDGSRTGKDSARIAALGDVDELNSFVGLLLCEDMPGDLREELVTVQHDLFDLGGELCIPGYQLIKDEQVARLDALLDKYNADLPMLKEFILPAGSRAASLAHVCRTVCRRAERAIVTLSKLETINAQPRQYVNRLSDLMFVLARVLNRHAGGSDVLWQHERKRT